One Microvirga thermotolerans DNA window includes the following coding sequences:
- a CDS encoding metallophosphoesterase family protein, with protein MTDETTPLKVAAMGDLHVREDNASSYRDLFAEIAKEADVLVLTGDLTDLGKPREAEILAQDVKACAIPIVGVLGNHDYECGAPDEVARILRDAGMRVLDGQSCEIGGVGFVGVKGFAGGFGRRMLGSFGEPAIKQFVSEAMNETLKLENAMRQVRASRSVVILHYAPIVETIESEPLEIYPFLGSSRLAETIDRFKVSAIVHGHAHRGRFEGRTPGGQPVYNVARHIEKPTGKPYAILEI; from the coding sequence ATGACTGACGAAACGACTCCCCTGAAGGTCGCCGCGATGGGCGACCTCCACGTGCGCGAAGACAACGCCTCGTCCTACCGGGACCTGTTCGCCGAGATCGCCAAGGAAGCCGACGTGCTCGTGCTCACGGGCGACCTGACGGACCTGGGCAAGCCGCGCGAGGCCGAGATCCTGGCGCAGGACGTGAAGGCCTGCGCGATCCCGATCGTCGGCGTCCTGGGCAATCACGACTACGAGTGCGGCGCGCCCGACGAGGTGGCGCGCATCCTGCGCGATGCGGGTATGCGCGTCCTCGACGGCCAGTCTTGCGAGATCGGCGGCGTCGGCTTCGTCGGCGTGAAGGGCTTTGCGGGCGGCTTCGGCCGCCGCATGCTCGGCTCCTTCGGCGAGCCCGCCATCAAGCAGTTCGTGAGCGAGGCGATGAACGAGACGCTCAAGCTGGAGAACGCCATGCGCCAGGTGCGCGCCTCGCGCTCCGTCGTGATCCTGCACTATGCGCCGATCGTCGAGACCATCGAGAGCGAGCCCCTGGAGATCTATCCCTTCCTCGGCTCCTCGCGCCTCGCCGAGACCATCGACCGCTTCAAGGTCTCCGCCATCGTGCACGGGCACGCCCATCGCGGCCGCTTCGAGGGTCGCACGCCGGGCGGACAGCCGGTCTACAACGTGGCGAGGCACATCGAGAAGCCGACCGGCAAGCCCTACGCGATCCTGGAGATCTGA
- a CDS encoding nucleotidyltransferase family protein, with product MTVHNPDFTPTAHAGVPIHDAKAEPTLKYPEAEAFYAEALRELNQLGLPFLLAGTYALSAYTGITRPTKDLDIFCKAGDYTRVLSHFKNLGYAVEIEDDRWLGKVFKGRSFFDVIFASSNGTMPISDQWFEHARQIEVFGSPVRIVGPTELVWSKCFIQLRHRYDGADVAHTILKAHDLIDWHRLLAYMEVHWEVLLMHLLNFRWIYPTERDNVPRWVMDELLDRLSKQLDLPPPQMKVCRGRMFSRVDYEIDVKEWGFADVGGEGEWRND from the coding sequence ATGACGGTTCACAACCCGGATTTCACCCCCACCGCCCATGCCGGCGTCCCCATACACGACGCCAAGGCGGAGCCGACGCTGAAATATCCCGAGGCGGAAGCCTTCTATGCGGAAGCGCTGCGGGAGCTGAACCAGCTCGGCCTCCCCTTCCTTCTCGCCGGCACCTATGCCCTGTCGGCCTATACGGGCATCACCCGCCCGACGAAGGATCTCGACATCTTCTGCAAGGCCGGCGACTACACGCGCGTCCTGTCCCACTTCAAGAACCTGGGCTACGCGGTGGAGATCGAGGACGACCGCTGGCTCGGCAAGGTCTTCAAGGGCCGCTCCTTCTTCGACGTCATCTTCGCCTCGTCCAACGGCACCATGCCGATCAGCGACCAGTGGTTCGAGCACGCGCGGCAGATCGAGGTGTTCGGCTCGCCCGTGCGCATCGTCGGCCCGACCGAGCTCGTCTGGTCCAAGTGCTTCATCCAGCTCCGGCACCGTTACGACGGGGCGGACGTGGCGCACACCATCCTCAAGGCGCACGACCTGATCGACTGGCACCGCCTGCTCGCCTACATGGAGGTGCACTGGGAGGTCCTGCTCATGCACCTCCTGAACTTTCGCTGGATCTACCCGACCGAGCGGGACAACGTTCCGCGCTGGGTCATGGACGAGCTGCTCGACCGGCTGTCCAAGCAGCTCGACCTGCCGCCGCCGCAGATGAAGGTGTGCCGCGGGCGCATGTTCTCCCGGGTGGACTACGAAATCGACGTGAAGGAATGGGGCTTCGCCGATGTCGGCGGCGAAGGCGAATGGCGGAATGACTGA
- a CDS encoding Tim44 domain-containing protein — protein MMKIASRRSRIMVALAAALVFAGSAAEARVGGGRNSFGSRGARTWDAPPSTNTAPGTAAPIQRSQVPNQGPALNRPGMPAPTTAQPRRFGFGTGLMAGLLGAGLFGLLMGHGFFGGLSGLASFLGLLLQIGLVVFLVSLAMKWFRRRQPAYAGPQGYDRTVHGGSSVPPAGSRGLGALGGLGAGLGGAPAGAARPGVRDEVGIGDRDYAAFERSLIDVQEAYSRGDVARLWAIATPEMAGYMQEELNDNAARGVVNTVSNVRLLQGDLAEAWREGATDYATVAMRYSLVDVTAEKATGRVIEGDPARPVEATEIWTFRRDQGGPWKLSAIQQA, from the coding sequence ATGATGAAGATCGCCTCTCGCCGCAGCCGCATCATGGTGGCGCTCGCGGCCGCCCTCGTTTTCGCCGGGAGCGCGGCGGAAGCTCGCGTCGGCGGGGGACGCAACAGTTTCGGCTCCCGCGGCGCCCGCACCTGGGACGCGCCCCCGAGCACCAACACGGCGCCGGGCACCGCCGCTCCGATCCAGCGCTCGCAGGTCCCGAACCAGGGGCCGGCCCTCAACCGTCCGGGCATGCCTGCTCCCACGACCGCGCAGCCGCGCCGCTTCGGCTTCGGCACCGGCCTCATGGCAGGTCTTCTGGGCGCCGGGCTGTTCGGCCTGCTGATGGGCCACGGGTTCTTCGGCGGCCTCTCGGGCCTCGCCTCCTTCCTGGGGCTCCTGCTCCAGATCGGCCTCGTGGTGTTCCTGGTCTCGCTGGCCATGAAGTGGTTCCGCCGCCGGCAGCCGGCCTATGCGGGGCCGCAGGGCTACGACCGCACGGTCCATGGCGGCTCCTCCGTCCCCCCGGCGGGTTCGCGCGGACTTGGCGCCCTGGGCGGCCTTGGAGCGGGCCTCGGCGGCGCTCCGGCGGGCGCGGCGCGTCCCGGCGTGCGTGACGAGGTCGGCATCGGCGACCGGGACTATGCCGCCTTCGAGCGTTCGCTGATCGACGTGCAGGAGGCCTATTCCCGCGGCGACGTGGCGAGGCTCTGGGCCATCGCGACGCCCGAGATGGCGGGCTACATGCAGGAGGAACTGAACGACAATGCCGCCCGCGGCGTGGTCAACACGGTCTCCAACGTGCGGCTGCTCCAGGGCGATCTCGCGGAAGCCTGGCGCGAGGGCGCCACGGATTACGCCACCGTCGCGATGCGCTACTCGCTGGTCGACGTGACCGCCGAGAAGGCGACGGGCCGCGTGATCGAGGGCGATCCCGCGCGGCCGGTGGAGGCGACGGAGATCTGGACCTTCCGCCGCGACCAGGGCGGCCCGTGGAAGCTCTCCGCGATCCAGCAGGCCTGA